The Metabacillus sediminilitoris genome window below encodes:
- a CDS encoding helix-turn-helix transcriptional regulator, translating to MKIYMVAKDSLEAQGIRWIVQSHLTGIQLTIWDDLIELSKALGRDKPDFLILDMDKWSLDDETLKDTLQTNKIRWLGISSERVFQVAYRGLRLHAEDILFRPFSPTDLIKQIQQLRFQIRNEQQQSPNRKMEKPESVVGIDYVDFFLAEHTHPKPVIMSAFLTPHGHTLPLVHDTLQGYHFTGKHRFFAVSEFIFGIHETEESILLMEEYRTFLTHWKDQMEEPLALVINTSTEKGTIKDVYQHTKQLTEQVFFEGYDIILAENEWSGWLDMDPLLTPLEQRQWIEMLEKRDTKAIREWVEHEFFTYRKPYPSPSMVRIRLTSVLAQIRRYMKAYKRQEAEWETAYHHIFQHIIQKPVIYQIVSELLTFTTQLLESGHDEGQEGRGTLVEKVKALIESNYWDAQWNLAACADVLRINKSTLSRRFATESGQSFRDTLHQVRIREAKRLLHESDLPLDEISRLTGYSHQTYFNAKFKQLEGCTPLAFRSGI from the coding sequence ATGAAAATTTATATGGTGGCAAAGGATTCACTTGAAGCACAGGGAATACGCTGGATTGTTCAATCACATTTAACAGGCATTCAATTGACGATATGGGATGATCTAATAGAGCTTTCCAAGGCGCTTGGACGTGATAAGCCGGATTTTCTTATTTTAGATATGGATAAATGGTCTTTGGATGATGAGACGCTAAAGGATACGTTACAAACGAACAAAATCCGCTGGCTCGGTATTTCATCTGAGAGGGTTTTTCAAGTTGCCTATCGCGGACTTCGCTTACATGCAGAGGATATTTTGTTTCGCCCGTTTTCTCCGACAGATTTAATCAAACAAATTCAGCAATTACGGTTTCAAATCAGAAACGAGCAGCAGCAATCACCAAATCGTAAAATGGAAAAACCAGAAAGTGTTGTTGGCATTGATTACGTTGATTTTTTCTTAGCGGAACACACTCATCCAAAACCTGTCATTATGTCGGCCTTTTTGACGCCGCATGGACACACACTGCCCCTTGTCCATGATACGTTACAAGGCTATCACTTTACGGGAAAGCATCGATTTTTTGCCGTATCTGAGTTCATATTCGGGATCCATGAAACGGAAGAATCGATCCTGCTTATGGAAGAATACCGTACTTTTCTGACACACTGGAAGGATCAGATGGAGGAGCCGCTTGCCCTTGTTATCAATACATCAACTGAAAAAGGTACGATAAAAGATGTTTATCAACATACAAAGCAGCTAACTGAACAAGTCTTTTTCGAAGGATATGATATTATTTTGGCAGAAAATGAATGGTCAGGCTGGTTGGATATGGATCCCTTACTTACACCGCTTGAGCAGCGCCAATGGATCGAAATGCTTGAGAAGCGGGATACAAAAGCGATTCGGGAGTGGGTGGAGCATGAATTTTTCACCTATCGAAAACCGTATCCGAGTCCATCTATGGTTCGAATCCGGCTTACTAGCGTTCTCGCGCAAATTCGCCGCTATATGAAAGCCTACAAGAGGCAGGAAGCAGAATGGGAAACGGCCTATCATCATATTTTTCAGCATATTATCCAAAAGCCAGTGATTTACCAAATCGTTTCAGAGTTGCTTACGTTTACGACACAATTACTAGAATCTGGTCATGATGAAGGTCAAGAAGGCAGAGGGACGTTAGTGGAAAAAGTAAAGGCGCTGATTGAATCAAACTATTGGGATGCTCAGTGGAATTTAGCGGCATGTGCTGACGTGCTTCGCATCAATAAAAGCACACTAAGCCGCCGTTTTGCAACTGAATCAGGACAATCCTTCCGAGATACACTGCATCAAGTACGCATTCGAGAAGCGAAACGCCTATTACATGAATCCGATTTACCGTTAGACGAAATTTCACGGTTAACAGGATATTCTCATCAAACCTATTTTAATGCTAAGTTCAAGCAGCTGGAAGGATGCACACCATTGGCTTTTCGGTCAGGGATATGA
- a CDS encoding DUF3231 family protein, whose amino-acid sequence MMDNTKNVNGKLTSAEMGKLWTTYTGNTLSKCVLSYYLQHIDDQDIKKVVENALNLSEKIVENIKEIFMKDNFPIPIGFTDEDVNLTAPRLFLDDFYLHYLKYTCKAGMSIYSIAIPIMTREDIREFFINIFNSTVNLITEINDLLIAKGLYIKPPQIPTPEKVDFIRKQNYLNGFFGNIRSLHALEITHLYDNIENNVTSRALLIGFSQVAKTEEIQKFFLRGVEMTNKQIEAYAQQLHKENLPSHPLLDDLVSISTISPFSDKLMLWHKIEMFSMRIRSIANAISLNGRKDIAKMYTEFHLDIGLYVEDAANIMIDHGWMEQPPKAINREDLAKG is encoded by the coding sequence ATGATGGATAATACCAAAAATGTGAATGGAAAATTAACATCAGCCGAAATGGGAAAGCTTTGGACAACTTATACGGGGAATACTTTGTCAAAGTGTGTTCTTAGTTATTATCTTCAACATATCGATGACCAAGATATCAAAAAGGTTGTAGAAAACGCCCTGAATTTAAGTGAGAAAATTGTGGAAAATATTAAAGAAATATTTATGAAAGACAACTTTCCTATACCGATTGGATTTACGGATGAAGATGTGAACTTAACTGCCCCAAGGTTATTTTTAGATGATTTTTATCTTCATTACTTGAAATATACGTGTAAAGCAGGGATGAGCATTTATTCAATTGCTATTCCTATAATGACAAGAGAAGATATAAGAGAATTTTTTATCAATATCTTTAACTCTACAGTAAATTTAATAACTGAAATTAATGATTTATTAATAGCAAAAGGATTATATATAAAACCACCACAAATTCCGACACCAGAAAAAGTAGATTTTATAAGAAAACAAAATTATTTAAATGGGTTTTTTGGAAATATTAGATCTCTTCATGCATTAGAAATTACCCATCTTTATGATAATATTGAAAATAATGTTACAAGTAGGGCTTTATTAATTGGTTTTAGTCAAGTAGCTAAAACGGAGGAAATTCAAAAGTTTTTTTTAAGAGGAGTGGAAATGACTAATAAACAAATAGAGGCCTATGCACAACAATTACATAAAGAGAACTTACCATCTCATCCATTATTGGATGACCTAGTGAGTATTTCAACAATTTCTCCTTTTTCTGATAAATTAATGTTATGGCATAAAATAGAAATGTTTTCCATGAGAATTAGATCTATTGCAAATGCAATATCACTTAATGGAAGGAAAGATATTGCTAAAATGTATACTGAATTCCATTTGGATATTGGGCTATATGTAGAAGACGCTGCTAATATTATGATTGACCATGGTTGGATGGAACAACCACCAAAAGCTATCAATCGTGAAGATTTGGCAAAAGGTTAG
- the ltrA gene encoding group II intron reverse transcriptase/maturase, with translation METKLLRIAELAKSDPKMKFTSLAHLLNKQVLAQCHHELPNRKATGINGTTKEKYGENLEENIEELVSRLKSKSYRPVPVRRMYIPKLNSNKKRPLGIPEHEDKIVQKGITKILNTIFENDFLDCSFGFRPNRSCHDALKILNFYIEKRSVNYVVDVDIKGFFDNVDHKWMMEFLKLRIADPNLLRIIGRFLKGGYMEEGKKYKTDNGTPQGGVISPVLANVYLHYVLDLWFEKKVKKQCKGQAYIVRYADDFVCCFQYQSEAQEFFQSLKCRLKKFNLEIAEDKTKIIPFGRFAEKYAKQKGNSKPATFDFLGFTHYCGKSKQGKFRVKRKSSRKKVQGKLKESKEWLKKNRNKDIHMIMDRFRRSLIGYYNYYCITDNTLNVSNFKDKIENLLFKWLNRRSQRKSFTWDKFRLFLDKYPLPSPKIKVNIYDLRKEISYIL, from the coding sequence ATGGAAACAAAACTACTAAGGATAGCAGAATTAGCAAAATCTGATCCTAAAATGAAATTCACATCACTTGCACATTTATTAAATAAGCAAGTACTAGCTCAATGTCATCATGAACTACCCAATAGGAAAGCAACCGGGATTAACGGTACAACTAAAGAGAAATACGGTGAAAATTTAGAAGAAAACATAGAGGAGTTAGTAAGTAGGCTTAAAAGCAAAAGTTATCGTCCTGTTCCAGTAAGGAGAATGTATATTCCGAAGCTCAATTCAAATAAGAAAAGACCATTAGGAATACCGGAACACGAAGACAAGATTGTTCAAAAAGGCATTACAAAGATACTAAATACCATCTTTGAAAATGATTTTCTAGATTGTTCCTTTGGGTTTCGTCCTAACCGTAGTTGCCATGATGCTTTGAAAATACTGAACTTCTATATTGAAAAGAGATCAGTAAATTATGTAGTTGATGTCGATATTAAAGGATTCTTTGACAACGTTGACCACAAATGGATGATGGAGTTCTTAAAACTGCGAATTGCTGACCCCAACCTATTAAGAATAATTGGTAGGTTTCTTAAAGGTGGATACATGGAGGAAGGTAAGAAATACAAAACAGACAATGGCACACCGCAAGGTGGAGTAATATCTCCGGTATTAGCCAATGTGTATCTCCATTATGTCCTCGACTTATGGTTTGAGAAAAAGGTCAAGAAACAATGCAAGGGGCAGGCATATATAGTAAGGTATGCAGATGACTTTGTGTGCTGTTTTCAATATCAGAGCGAAGCTCAGGAATTCTTCCAATCATTAAAATGTAGATTAAAGAAATTTAACTTGGAAATTGCCGAGGATAAAACCAAAATTATTCCCTTCGGGCGGTTTGCTGAGAAATATGCAAAACAAAAGGGAAATAGTAAACCAGCGACCTTTGATTTCCTAGGCTTTACACACTATTGCGGGAAAAGCAAACAAGGGAAATTTCGGGTGAAACGGAAATCCAGTAGGAAGAAAGTCCAAGGTAAACTAAAAGAGTCTAAAGAATGGCTGAAGAAGAATAGAAATAAAGATATTCATATGATCATGGACAGATTTAGACGCTCGCTTATAGGTTATTACAACTATTATTGCATAACTGATAATACCCTAAATGTTAGCAACTTCAAAGATAAAATCGAGAACTTACTGTTTAAATGGCTCAATAGAAGAAGTCAAAGGAAATCCTTTACATGGGATAAATTCAGACTATTTCTTGATAAATATCCACTACCTTCACCGAAAATTAAAGTGAATATATATGATTTAAGAAAAGAAATTAGCTACATTCTGTGA